The Castor canadensis chromosome X, mCasCan1.hap1v2, whole genome shotgun sequence genome includes a region encoding these proteins:
- the Hccs gene encoding holocytochrome c-type synthase isoform X2 → MHERKMKGCPMSAAPSGSTCESKASCVPAHQERAYEYVECPVTGAVAKNKENLDPSNLMPPPNQTPAPDQPFVLSTAREESSIPRADSEKKWVYPSEQMFWNAMLRKGWKWKDEDISQKDMYNIIKIHNQNNEQAWKEILKWEALHARECPCGPSLIRFGGKAKEYSPRARIRSWMGYELPFDRHDWIINRCGTEVRYVIDYYDSGEVNKDYQFTILDVRPAFDSLSAVWDRMKVAWWRWTS, encoded by the exons gCTGCCCAATGAGTGCAGCACCATCTGGCTCAACTTGTGAGAGCAAAGCATCATGTGTGCCTGCCCACCAAGAACGTGCGTATGAATATGTGGAGTGTCCTGTTACTGGTGCTGTGGCTAAGAACAAGGAGAACCTGGATCCCTCAAATCTG ATGCCACCACCTAATCAAACACCGGCCCCAGACCAGCCATTTGTATTGTCTACTGCCAGAGAGGAGTCATCCATTCCGAGAGCAGATTCAGAGAAAAAGTGGGTTTATCCTTCTGAACAGATGTTCTGGAATGCAATGTTAAGGAAAGG GTGGAAGTGGAAGGATGAGGATATTAGTCAGAAAGATATGTATAATATCATTAAAATTCACAATCAGAATAATGAACAGGCTTGGAAGGAGATTTTGAAGTGGGAAGCCCTTCATGCTCG GGAGTGTCCTTGTGGTCCGTCACTGATCCGATTTGGAGGGAAAGCAAAAGAATATTCACCAAGGGCAAGAATTCGTTCTTGGATGGG GTATGAATTGCCTTTCGACAGGCATGATTGGATCATCAACCGTTGTGGGACTGAAGTTAGATATGTGATCGATTACTATGACAGTGGCGAGGTCAACAAGGACTACCAGTTTACCATTCTGGATGTGCGTCCCGCCTTCGATTCGCTCTCTGCAGTGTGGGATAGAATGAAGGTCGCTTGGTGGCGCTGGACTTCATAA